The genomic DNA GACCATGTTTCTCCAGAAGTTCATAACAGTATGATGGAAACAGGCAGAGTGACGAACGGTAAACTGCGCCATGCAGTTTCGAAGTTTGTAGAAGAAATAAGCGAGAAGAAGGGAGACGCGTTCAATGGCAAAAGATGATGTAATTGAAGTTGAAGGTAAAGTACTAGAAACTTTGCCGAATGCTACTTTTAAAGTAGAATTAGAAAATGGTCATACCATTCATGCTCATGTATCAGGGAAGATCCGTATGCACTTCATCCGTATCCTGCCTGGTGATAAGGTGACTGTCGAACTTTCACCATATGACTTGACTAAAGGTAGAATCACTTATCGTTACAAATAATCTATTGCACTCCGTACTATCAAGGAGGTTAGAATAAGATGAAAGTCAGACCATCTGTAAAACCTATCTGCGAAAAATGCAAAGTCATCC from Rossellomorea marisflavi includes the following:
- the infA gene encoding translation initiation factor IF-1, whose protein sequence is MAKDDVIEVEGKVLETLPNATFKVELENGHTIHAHVSGKIRMHFIRILPGDKVTVELSPYDLTKGRITYRYK